The following proteins are encoded in a genomic region of Leucoraja erinacea ecotype New England chromosome 23, Leri_hhj_1, whole genome shotgun sequence:
- the pts gene encoding 6-pyruvoyl tetrahydrobiopterin synthase isoform X2 → MEVEAAEKGTGRRRLLRLTRVESFCAAHRLHSNFLSAEDNKRIFGKCNNPNGHGHNYKVEVTVCGEEVIMKQLDHKNLDKDVPFFANNVSTAENIAIYIWENLQTLLPPKLLYEVKVYETDKNIVVYHGE, encoded by the exons ATGGAGGTTGAGGCGGCTGAGAAGGGGACGGGACGTCGCAGGCTGCTGCGGCTGACCAGAGTGGAGTCTTTCTGTGCAGCTCACCGGCTCCACAG TAATTTCTTGAGTGCCGAGGATAACAAGAGAATTTTTGGAAAGTGCAACAACCCAAATGGCCATGGTCATAACTACAAAG TGGAAGTTACAGTATGTGGTGAG GAAGTCATTATGAAGCAACTTGACCACAAGAACCTGGATAAGGATGTTCCATTCTTTGCTAATAATGTTAG CACCGCTGAAAATATAGCGATCTACATCTGGGAAAACCTACAGACTCTCCTCCCACCGAAACTACTCTATGAAGTAAAAGTATACGAAACTGATAAGAATATTGTTGTTTACCATGGGGAATGA
- the LOC129708145 gene encoding recoverin-like, whose protein sequence is MTDKYASGARLCIVESGGVLCSLCFLPLGLEMGNSKSGALSKDILEDLKLNTKYTEDELSIWYQTFLKECPNGKITMAQFQKIYSGFFPDTDPKEYAQHVFRSFDTNSDGILDFKEYIIALHLTSSGKTSQKLEWAFSLFDVDGNGTINKTEILQIVKAIFKMINEDELKTLPEDENTPEKRADKIWDNFGKKENDKLTEDEFIQGTLENNEILRMIQLEPNTIKEKLKRK, encoded by the exons ATGACAG ATAAATATGCATCTGGTGCCCGTCTGTGCATTGTTGAGTCAGGAGGAGTCCTGTGTTCTCTTTGCTTCTTGCCTCTGGGTCTGGAAATGGGAAACTCCAAAAGCGGTGCCCTCTCCAAAGATATCTTGGAAGATCTCAAACTCAACACCAAATACACAGAAGACGAGCTATCAATATGGTATCAAACATTTTTGAAGGAATGTCCAAATGGAAAGATCACCATGGCACAATTTCAAAAGATCTACTCTGGATTTTTCCCGGATACGGATCCCAAAGAATACGCTCAACATGTTTTCAGGAGCTTTGATACCAATTCTGATGGGATCTTGGATTTTAAGGAATACATCATTGCGCTTCACCTCACCTCCTCGGGAAAAACCTCGCAGAAACTTGAATGGGCTTTTTCTCTTTTTGATGTCGATGGCAATGGGACTATCAACAAAACAGAAATATTGCAAATTGTCAAG GCTATATTTAAAATGATAAATGAAGATGAACTAAAAACACTACCAGAGGACGAGAACACACCAGAGAAGAGAGCTGACAAAATCTGGGACAATTTTGGCAAGAAGGAAAATG ATAAATTAACAGAAGACGAATTTATTCAAGGCACCCtggaaaacaatgaaattctccgaATGATTCAGTTAGAACCAAACACAATCAAAGAAAAGCTAAAAAGGAAATAG
- the pts gene encoding 6-pyruvoyl tetrahydrobiopterin synthase isoform X1, whose protein sequence is MEVEAAEKGTGRRRLLRLTRVESFCAAHRLHSNFLSAEDNKRIFGKCNNPNGHGHNYKVEVTVCGEVNPVTGMVMNITELKEHMQEVIMKQLDHKNLDKDVPFFANNVSTAENIAIYIWENLQTLLPPKLLYEVKVYETDKNIVVYHGE, encoded by the exons ATGGAGGTTGAGGCGGCTGAGAAGGGGACGGGACGTCGCAGGCTGCTGCGGCTGACCAGAGTGGAGTCTTTCTGTGCAGCTCACCGGCTCCACAG TAATTTCTTGAGTGCCGAGGATAACAAGAGAATTTTTGGAAAGTGCAACAACCCAAATGGCCATGGTCATAACTACAAAG TGGAAGTTACAGTATGTGGTGAG GTCAATCCAGTCACTGGGATGGTGATGAATATCACAGAACTGAAGGAACACATGCAG GAAGTCATTATGAAGCAACTTGACCACAAGAACCTGGATAAGGATGTTCCATTCTTTGCTAATAATGTTAG CACCGCTGAAAATATAGCGATCTACATCTGGGAAAACCTACAGACTCTCCTCCCACCGAAACTACTCTATGAAGTAAAAGTATACGAAACTGATAAGAATATTGTTGTTTACCATGGGGAATGA